A genomic stretch from Myxococcales bacterium includes:
- a CDS encoding ASPIC/UnbV domain-containing protein: MARAPGPRRRREGARRRVRHEGHSPGGRPRDRAREESSRGTYDSIDGSTLLFGLGGVPACAAGRNAATLEIRWPDGTVDKYGREAFSLRSYLRATYGQKKLEPIK, translated from the coding sequence GTGGCTCGCGCTCCAGGTCCGCGGCGACGGCGCGAAGGTGCACGGCGACGCGTTCGGCACGAAGGTCACAGTCCGGGTGGGAGACCGCGTGATCGTGCGCGAGAAGAGTCGAGCCGAGGCACCTACGACAGCATCGACGGCAGCACGCTGCTCTTCGGCCTCGGCGGGGTCCCGGCCTGCGCGGCCGGGCGCAACGCCGCCACCCTCGAGATTCGCTGGCCCGACGGCACCGTCGACAAGTACGGCCGCGAGGCGTTCTCCCTGCGCAGCTACCTGCGGGCCACCTACGGTCAGAAGAAGCTCGAGCCGATCAAGTAG
- a CDS encoding VCBS repeat-containing protein codes for MSGPRFFVAAALPLLPLVLALPAGCSAATTPGGGGSTTDDGGPAVVTPEGTECATRALVAPAQDYLKDISEKSGIQKGNFVPTPATPIPINDHSRLALVDVDGDGWDDAVMHSLFPNPQKGIPFEHLVFRNKHDGTFEDISESSGLRGVQAGFLAFADVDNDGDQDCFAGLDIDLAGQTSVVLLNDGKGHFTPKAGSGVERVKYVANAVFADFDSDGKVDLFLGNGHTSYSAKNALLLGKGDGTFTDVTGERLPGVPAQPTDGLVACDYDDDGDLDVFVSTYGVSVRYGWNQLWENDGKGAFTNVATERGFAALATGNYYNPRTGNGKDPQPVTPDKIVGSNGFGIDCADITGDGLPDVWLATISHADGADESRLWSDPSQLLVNKGKDAGFAFANEFLSRGLPYNEGDIDAATVDFDNDGRLDLSVTRTDKYEASFSDPQQKGYFGLFHQGADGAFTSLGLTSGVNDTAPAASAARPARTSPGPTSTTTAIPICSSARAIKGAAARTSSSRTPSAKTTRGSRSRSAATARRCTATRSARRSQSGWETA; via the coding sequence ATGTCGGGTCCCCGCTTCTTCGTCGCCGCGGCGCTGCCGCTGCTCCCGCTCGTCCTCGCCCTCCCGGCAGGGTGCAGCGCTGCGACGACCCCCGGGGGCGGCGGCAGCACCACCGACGACGGGGGACCCGCGGTCGTGACGCCCGAGGGCACCGAGTGCGCGACCCGCGCGCTCGTCGCGCCCGCGCAGGACTACCTGAAAGACATCTCGGAGAAGAGCGGCATCCAGAAGGGCAACTTCGTGCCCACCCCCGCGACGCCCATCCCCATCAACGACCACAGCCGCCTCGCTTTGGTCGACGTCGACGGTGACGGTTGGGACGACGCGGTCATGCACTCGCTCTTCCCGAACCCGCAGAAGGGCATCCCGTTCGAGCACCTGGTCTTTCGCAACAAGCACGACGGCACGTTCGAGGACATCTCCGAGTCGTCGGGCCTGCGGGGAGTGCAGGCGGGCTTCCTCGCGTTCGCCGACGTCGACAACGACGGTGACCAAGACTGCTTCGCGGGCCTCGACATCGACCTCGCCGGGCAGACGAGCGTGGTGCTGTTGAACGACGGAAAAGGGCACTTCACGCCCAAGGCCGGGAGCGGCGTCGAGCGCGTGAAATACGTGGCGAACGCGGTGTTCGCCGACTTCGACAGCGACGGGAAGGTCGACCTCTTCCTCGGCAATGGTCACACGAGCTACTCGGCGAAGAACGCGCTCCTGCTCGGCAAGGGCGACGGCACCTTCACCGACGTGACGGGCGAGCGCCTCCCGGGCGTGCCGGCCCAGCCGACCGACGGGCTCGTGGCCTGCGACTACGACGACGACGGGGACCTCGACGTCTTCGTGTCGACCTACGGGGTGAGCGTCCGCTACGGGTGGAATCAGCTCTGGGAGAACGACGGCAAGGGCGCGTTCACGAACGTCGCGACGGAGCGCGGATTCGCGGCGCTGGCGACTGGCAACTACTACAACCCGCGCACCGGTAACGGGAAGGACCCGCAGCCCGTCACGCCCGACAAGATCGTGGGGAGCAACGGCTTCGGCATCGACTGCGCCGACATCACCGGCGACGGGCTCCCGGACGTGTGGCTCGCCACCATCAGCCACGCCGACGGTGCCGACGAGAGCCGGCTCTGGAGCGATCCGAGCCAGCTGCTCGTCAACAAGGGGAAAGACGCGGGCTTCGCGTTCGCCAACGAGTTTCTCTCGCGTGGGCTCCCTTACAACGAGGGCGACATCGACGCGGCGACCGTCGACTTCGACAACGACGGTCGGCTCGATCTCTCGGTCACGCGGACCGACAAATACGAGGCGAGCTTCTCCGATCCGCAGCAGAAGGGCTATTTCGGGCTCTTTCATCAGGGCGCGGACGGCGCGTTCACGAGCCTCGGCCTCACGTCGGGAGTGAACGACACGGCCCCGGCGGCAAGCGCGGCAAGGCCGGCCAGAACCTCGCCTGGGCCGACATCGACCACGACGGCGATCCCGATCTGCTCTTCGGCGCGCGCGATCAAGGGGGCGGCCGCGCGAACCTCCTCTTCGAGAACACCCTCGGCCAAGACAACACGTGGCTCGCGCTCCAGGTCCGCGGCGACGGCGCGAAGGTGCACGGCGACGCGTTCGGCACGAAGGTCACAGTCCGGGTGGGAGACCGCGTGA
- a CDS encoding TetR/AcrR family transcriptional regulator: MVYEMPSTPRARRHGDNQRRILDAAMGMVEREGFAGLSIHKLAAAVDYTPGALYRYFGSKDALYAQLVLQALADARAHLERGRARLSRDASPLAVVFAYARSYREFARATPERFGLLATTLADPRVLVEDDGAAEPIMASMMATFQGVSVALAAASEAGELAAGDHVERTLCLFGLAQGVLQMEKQASRAAGAIDTERLLLSGVRALLVGWGASPDAADAASSSTCST; the protein is encoded by the coding sequence ATGGTTTACGAAATGCCGAGCACCCCGCGAGCGCGTCGCCACGGCGACAACCAGCGGCGCATCCTCGACGCGGCCATGGGCATGGTCGAGCGCGAGGGCTTCGCGGGGCTCTCTATCCACAAGCTCGCGGCCGCGGTCGACTACACGCCGGGCGCGCTGTACCGCTACTTCGGCTCGAAGGACGCGCTCTACGCGCAGCTCGTGCTGCAGGCCCTGGCGGACGCCCGCGCTCACCTCGAGCGCGGCCGGGCGCGCCTCTCCCGGGACGCGTCGCCGCTCGCCGTGGTCTTCGCTTACGCGCGCTCCTACCGTGAGTTCGCGCGGGCCACCCCCGAGCGCTTTGGCCTGCTCGCCACCACCCTCGCCGATCCGCGGGTCCTCGTGGAGGACGACGGCGCCGCCGAGCCGATCATGGCGAGCATGATGGCGACGTTCCAGGGCGTGAGCGTCGCGCTCGCGGCGGCGAGCGAGGCGGGCGAGCTCGCCGCGGGCGATCACGTCGAGCGCACGCTCTGCCTGTTCGGCTTGGCGCAGGGCGTCCTGCAGATGGAGAAGCAGGCGAGCCGGGCGGCCGGCGCGATCGACACCGAGCGGCTCTTGCTCTCGGGCGTGCGCGCGCTGCTCGTGGGGTGGGGCGCTTCGCCCGACGCGGCCGACGCGGCCAGCTCCTCGACGTGCTCGACCTGA
- the sppA gene encoding signal peptide peptidase SppA, whose translation MKRPTLKSRSPRTSGRSRTSRRSRLVALAAGAQLALVASTGLAHAEPFPARGERVFSPGRSAASEDSGEALVLNPANLGFLTGKELRWTGVRCTDTQRVACGHSFDLSTPVMWGLGAGFRVDYISPPSTAGGPYFGQDYVWLTWGLGYSVSRSLSFGATLQTSFSPNRNVGGIVALSAGVSYRPSPRLAFGLVAHDFNGPASFPLQTGTSRTLLPVLDRQYVAAASFRPTGTRAFEIGAEVRYYDGADQARPRAVLGVDIPGVGRARGDVEVGNLSQSDPAYLATLGLELNLRGASLGGGAIVGNALGRTTDTGQYLTAGLADFDSPASIPRSGHAVTLRLEATPGTRSHVRLLRRLWRLSERADIEAVTLLLRDEPATSFAHAEELADAFRLLRARGKKVVCSFETAGPKGLFACASADRVVLNPAGGVRYSGLKSTHIYLAGLLDKIGVKAEFVRIGAHKSAPEQLMNRSASDVARADQEDLLRNNEAVFVRNMSLYRHMPEAQIREVTRKGPFVAVEARDAKLVDTLAFDDELDRVTQDVVGRKVAVEKYVEEAVAPLRFGQRNKVGLLYVDGDMIDGRSSTVPLLGMKLCGSYTIAESAKRLREDSSVRAVVLRVETPGGSSLAADVMWRELRLLAQKKPLIVSMGSIAASGGYYVAAAGTKIYALPLTVTGSIGIFYGKADVSGLLAKLGVNVEVRKTTPRADAESFFRGFTPDERTELDRKVGQFYDVFVDRVSQGRKLTREQVDAVGQGRVWAGQALDKKLVDEMGPPPRARARAQGREPPGGRADPRGAARHQVAARDGARARRLRPRPDGDRRPPGAGQRRGAGRGAHGRVRRQRAARAHGVGDPRRERRRRRLSAASRRPSRALQPRPGRPIWEPDEDRARAPLTKA comes from the coding sequence GTGAAGCGCCCAACCCTGAAGTCACGCTCCCCACGCACGTCTGGCAGGTCCCGCACGTCACGCAGGTCACGCCTCGTGGCCCTGGCCGCGGGCGCCCAGCTCGCGCTCGTCGCGTCGACCGGCCTCGCGCACGCCGAGCCGTTCCCCGCGAGAGGCGAGCGCGTGTTCTCCCCGGGCCGCAGCGCCGCGAGCGAGGACTCCGGCGAGGCCCTGGTGCTGAACCCCGCGAACCTGGGGTTCCTCACCGGGAAAGAGCTCCGCTGGACCGGCGTGCGCTGCACCGACACGCAGCGGGTCGCGTGTGGCCACTCGTTCGATCTCTCCACGCCCGTCATGTGGGGCCTCGGGGCGGGTTTCCGTGTAGACTACATCTCTCCGCCGAGCACCGCGGGTGGGCCTTATTTCGGGCAAGACTACGTGTGGCTCACGTGGGGCCTCGGCTACAGCGTGTCGCGCTCGCTCTCCTTCGGCGCCACCCTCCAGACCTCGTTCTCGCCGAACCGCAACGTGGGTGGCATCGTCGCGCTGAGCGCCGGAGTCTCGTACCGACCCAGCCCTCGCCTCGCGTTCGGCCTCGTCGCGCACGACTTCAACGGGCCGGCGAGCTTCCCCCTGCAGACCGGCACGTCGCGAACGCTCCTGCCGGTGCTCGATCGCCAGTACGTGGCCGCCGCGTCCTTCCGCCCCACGGGCACGCGCGCGTTCGAGATCGGCGCCGAGGTGCGCTACTACGACGGCGCCGACCAGGCGCGGCCCCGCGCGGTGCTGGGGGTCGACATCCCCGGCGTGGGTCGCGCGCGCGGCGACGTGGAGGTGGGCAACCTGAGCCAGAGCGATCCGGCCTACCTCGCGACGCTCGGCCTCGAGCTCAACCTGCGCGGCGCGTCGCTCGGCGGCGGCGCCATCGTCGGCAACGCCCTCGGCAGGACCACCGACACCGGCCAGTACCTCACCGCCGGGCTCGCCGACTTCGACAGCCCCGCGAGCATCCCGCGGAGCGGTCACGCCGTGACGTTGCGCCTCGAGGCGACCCCCGGCACCCGCAGCCACGTGCGCCTGCTCCGGCGCCTTTGGCGGCTCTCGGAGCGCGCGGACATCGAGGCCGTCACGCTGCTCCTCCGGGACGAGCCCGCCACGTCGTTCGCCCACGCCGAAGAGCTCGCCGACGCGTTCCGCCTCCTCCGCGCGCGCGGCAAGAAGGTCGTGTGCAGCTTCGAGACCGCGGGACCGAAGGGCCTCTTCGCGTGCGCGAGCGCCGACCGCGTCGTGCTGAACCCGGCGGGCGGCGTGCGCTACTCCGGGCTCAAGAGCACGCACATCTACCTCGCCGGGCTCCTCGACAAGATCGGCGTGAAGGCCGAGTTCGTCCGCATCGGCGCGCACAAGTCCGCGCCCGAGCAGCTCATGAACCGCTCGGCGAGCGACGTGGCGCGCGCCGACCAGGAGGACCTGCTCCGCAACAACGAGGCCGTGTTCGTCCGGAACATGTCGCTCTACAGGCACATGCCGGAGGCGCAGATCCGCGAGGTCACGCGCAAGGGGCCGTTCGTCGCCGTCGAGGCGCGCGACGCGAAGCTCGTCGACACGCTCGCCTTCGACGACGAGCTCGACCGGGTCACGCAGGACGTCGTCGGCCGCAAGGTCGCCGTCGAGAAATACGTCGAAGAGGCGGTCGCGCCGCTCCGCTTCGGCCAGCGGAACAAGGTCGGCCTGCTCTACGTCGACGGCGACATGATCGACGGCCGCTCGAGCACGGTGCCGCTGCTCGGCATGAAGCTCTGCGGCAGCTACACCATCGCCGAGAGCGCCAAGCGCCTCCGCGAGGACTCGAGCGTGCGCGCCGTGGTGCTGCGCGTCGAGACGCCCGGCGGCTCTTCGCTCGCGGCCGACGTCATGTGGCGAGAGCTGCGGCTCCTCGCGCAGAAGAAGCCGCTCATCGTGTCGATGGGCTCCATCGCCGCGAGCGGTGGGTACTACGTCGCGGCGGCCGGCACGAAGATCTACGCGTTGCCGCTCACGGTGACCGGGAGCATCGGCATCTTCTACGGCAAGGCCGACGTGAGCGGCCTGCTCGCCAAGCTCGGCGTGAACGTCGAGGTGCGAAAGACCACGCCGCGCGCCGACGCCGAGTCGTTCTTCCGCGGCTTCACCCCCGACGAGCGCACGGAGCTCGATCGCAAAGTGGGGCAGTTCTACGACGTGTTCGTCGACCGCGTCTCGCAGGGTCGCAAGCTCACGCGCGAGCAGGTGGACGCCGTCGGGCAAGGGCGCGTGTGGGCGGGGCAGGCGCTCGACAAGAAGCTCGTCGACGAGATGGGGCCTCCGCCACGCGCTCGAGCACGCGCGCAAGGCCGCGAACCTCCCGGAGGACGCGCCGATCCAAGAGGAGCCGCCCGTCACCAAGTCGCTGCTCGAGACGGCGCTCGAGCTCGCCGGCTACGCCCGAGGCCCGATGGTGATCGACGGCCTCCCGGTGCAGGTCAAAGACGTGGTGCGGGCCGTGGCGCCCATGGCCGTGTACGCCGACAGCGTGCCGCTCGCGCGCATGGAGTGGGAGACCCTCGGCGAGAACGGCGTCGACGACGACTGAGCGCGGCCTCGCGCCGACCCTCCCGCGCCCTCCAGCCCCGCCCAGGACGCCCAATTTGGGAGCCCGACGAGGACCGTGCACGAGCGCCCTTGACGAAAGCGTGA